One Lasioglossum baleicum chromosome 6, iyLasBale1, whole genome shotgun sequence genomic window carries:
- the LOC143209454 gene encoding cyclin-dependent kinase 20 — protein sequence MDRYVIIEKIGEGAQGIVLKAYDPVADKNVALKKLLLKNIENSISTSIMREMKILQQLNHRNIIKLLDAFPVGLDFIMVFEYMPISLWEIIKDNEIVLTTVQVKMYIQMILEGIAYVHDKNIIHRDLKPANLLINEKGILKIADFGLGRLMWTDMCRPYSHQIATRWYRAPELLYGAKYYTAAIDMWSIGCIFGELLNKSPLFPGETDIEQLAIVLKYLGSPTSETWPELTTLPDYNKITFPYHVGLSWEDIIEDAQPEAIDLLSKILIYNSSNRLKANEALHHAYFYTKPYPSLKNLIKPSNNHRNQIKQKEIIMNTQVTTLFENLLAIA from the exons ATGGACAGAtatgtaatcattgaaaaaattGGTGAGGGTGCACAGGGAATAGTTTTAAAAGCATACGATCCAGTAGCAGATAAAAATGTAGCATTGAAgaaattgcttttaaaaaatattgagaatAGTATATCCACGTCTATTATGCGCGAGATGAaaattttacaacaattaaACCATCGTAAT ATTATAAAACTGCTAGATGCTTTTCCCGTTGGACTAGATTTTATAATGGTGTTCGAGTACATGCCGATAAGTTTATGGGAAATAATAAAGGATAACGAAATAGTATTAACAACAGTTCAAGTAAAAATGTACATACAGATGATCTTAGAGGGTATTGCTTATGTAcacgataaaaatataatacatagG GATTTAAAACctgcaaatttattaataaatgaaaaaggtATTCTAAAGATAGCTGATTTCGGTTTGGGAAGATTAATGTGGACAGATATGTGTAGACCGTATTCTCATCAAATTGCTACTAGATGGTATCGAGCACCTGAATTATTATACGGAGCTAAATATTACACAGCTGCTATTGATATGTGGTCTATTGGTTGTATTTTTGGTGAACTACTAAATAAATCACCTTTATTTCCA GGAGAAACAGATATTGAGCAATTGGCAATAGTGTTGAAATATTTGGGATCACCTACATCAGAAACTTGGCCTGAATTAACTACATTGCctgattataataaaattacattTCCATATCATGTAGGATTATCATGGGAAGATATTATTGAAGATGCTCaacctgaagctattgaccttctCAGTAAAATACTTATCTATAattcgtcgaaccgtttgaaagcTAACGAG GCATTACATCatgcatatttttataccaAACCTTATCcttcattgaaaaatttaataaaacccTCAAATAATCATCGCaatcaaataaaacaaaaagaaattattatgaatACACAAGTCACAAcgctttttgaaaatttattagcTATTGCATAG
- the LOC143209439 gene encoding DNA helicase MCM8-like isoform X4 has protein sequence MGDKSSKDYYKSKWYSNKKKSAKSNKDGSKDNQNKEKICKSLDPIETNNTLYKYDTFVNFNIPYYGWKFFFDDEKYKDGSDTVKKIQILENFLSRQHRLLSLFTLENLEVGTVFVIDVCEIHNDKMFMNEWPDFKKSIYENPLHTLNCFKLAIHQKILNTLSKENLRCCTNIISTLSTVRLKILNYQPIICLQDLKANSYGRLVSVKGCVTRVGRVKHLAEWIIFVCRKCNLQKIVKQPQGIYTIPKKCNICGVSKFRPLLDSPQVKSVSFQTIKIQELLNTDQSNKGSMPRVLDVELLDDLVSTCMPGDDITLTGIIKGTNNIKARNKVSFALYMEAVAISNNKQRFQTKNVMDNEMSMKDYLAIKEVYNTPNIFPLLVHSLCPSIYGHEMIKAGLILSLFGGNTEHSEIRDNIHILVVGDPGLGKSQMLQACSRVATKGVYVCGNSSTSSGLTITLTRENKSNNFALEPGALVLADRGCCCIDEFDKMSKQHSALLESMEQQSVSIAKSGIICSLPTRTSILAAANPIGGRFNRSKTVIQNLKMSPPLLSRFDLVFLLLDEPNKHIDDLLCKHVMSIHTGSNGNKRKVNASQRVDTMDENIFTLREKLVSSVTENVYPIPQSILRKYIAYARQYVKPTLTIEAG, from the exons ATGGGTGATAAAAGTTCGAAAGACTATTATAAAAGTAAAtggtattcaaataaaaagaaatcagCAAAATCTAATa AAGATGGCAGTAAAGACAATCAAAACAAGGAAAAAATATGCAAATCTTTAGATCCCATTGAGACTAATAATACATTATATAAATATGACACTTTTGTAAATTTTAATATACCTTACTATGGatggaaattttttttcgacGATGAAA AGTACAAAGATGGTTCAGACACTGTTAAAAAGATTCAAATTTTGGAGAACTTCTTAAGCAGGCAGCATCGATTACTATCGTTATTTACTTTGGAAAATTTGGAAGTCGGAACAGTGTTTGTTATTGATGTATGCGAAATACACAACGATAAGATGTTTATGAATGAATGGCCAGATTTTAAGAAGAGTATTTACGAAAACCCGCTACATACTTTAAATTGTTTTAAGCTTGCTATTCATCAG aaaatattaaatacactATCAAAAGAAAATTTAAGATGTTGTACGAATATTATAAGTACACTTTCGACTGTTAGATTAAAAATACTAAACTACCAACCTATTATATGCCTGCAAGACTTGAAAGCAAATTCTTATG GGAGATTGGTATCCGTTAAAGGTTGCGTAACAAGAGTAGGTCGTGTAAAGCATCTTGCAGAATGGATAATATTTGTTTGTCGCAAATGTAATTTGCAGAAAATAGTGAAACAACCACAAGGAATATATACAATACcaaaaaaatgtaatatatgTGGTGTATCTAAATTTCGTCCACTGTTGGATTCTCCACAAGTGAAAAGTGTTTCTTTTCAAACGATTAAGATACAAGAACTTTTGAATACTGATCAg AGTAATAAAGGTAGCATGCCTAGAGTACTTGATGTTGAATTGCTGGATGATTTAGTCAGTACTTGTATGCCTGGAGATGATATTACTTTAACAGGAATTATAAAG GGTACCAATAATATTAAAGCACGTAATAAAGTATCATTTGCATTGTATATGGAAGCAGTCGCAATAAGTAACAATAAACAGAGATTTCAAACTAAAAATGTTATGGATAATGAAATGTCGATGAAGGATTATTTAGCAATAAAG GAAGTGTATAATACACCAAATATTTTCCCATTGTTGGTACATTCTCTTTGTCCAAGCATATATGGTCATGAAATGATTAAAGCTGGGCTGATACTAAGTCTATTTGGTGGCAATACAGAGCACTCAGAAATACgagataatatacatattttagtAGTTGGGGATCCTGGTCTTGGGAAATCACAAATGTTGCAAGCGTGTTCACGAGTTGCTACTAAAG GAGTGTATGTATGCGGAAATTCGAGCACATCATCTGGACTGACAATAACACTTACAAGAGAAAATAAAAGTAATAACTTTGCTCTAGAACCAGGTGCATTAGTATTAGCAGATAGGGGCTGCTGTTGTATCGATGAATTTGATAAAATGTCTAAGCAGCATTCG GCATTATTGGAATCCATGGAACAGCAAAGCGTAAGCATTGCTAAATCAGGAATAATTTGTTCTCTTCCCACAAGAACTTCAATTCTTGCAGCTGCTAATCCAATTGGTGGTCGATTTAATAGAAGTAAAACAGTAATACAAAATTTGAAGATGAGTCCACCTCTTCTATCACGTTTTGATTTGGTTTTTTTATTGTTAGATGAACCAAATAag caTATAGATGATTTACTATGCAAACATGTTATGTCGATTCATACTGGATCCAATGGGAATAAAAGAAAAGTAAATGCTTCTCAACGTGTAGACACAATGGATGAAAATATATTCACATTAAG GGAGAAACTTGTATCTTCTGTAACTGAAAATGTTTATCCTATTCCACAATCAATTCTCAGGAAGTATATTGCATACGCACGACAATACGTTAAACCAACGCTTACTATAGAAGCGG GCTAG
- the LOC143209439 gene encoding DNA helicase MCM8-like isoform X3: MDGNFFSTMKRNLFYTTEYKDGSDTVKKIQILENFLSRQHRLLSLFTLENLEVGTVFVIDVCEIHNDKMFMNEWPDFKKSIYENPLHTLNCFKLAIHQKILNTLSKENLRCCTNIISTLSTVRLKILNYQPIICLQDLKANSYGRLVSVKGCVTRVGRVKHLAEWIIFVCRKCNLQKIVKQPQGIYTIPKKCNICGVSKFRPLLDSPQVKSVSFQTIKIQELLNTDQSNKGSMPRVLDVELLDDLVSTCMPGDDITLTGIIKGTNNIKARNKVSFALYMEAVAISNNKQRFQTKNVMDNEMSMKDYLAIKEVYNTPNIFPLLVHSLCPSIYGHEMIKAGLILSLFGGNTEHSEIRDNIHILVVGDPGLGKSQMLQACSRVATKGVYVCGNSSTSSGLTITLTRENKSNNFALEPGALVLADRGCCCIDEFDKMSKQHSALLESMEQQSVSIAKSGIICSLPTRTSILAAANPIGGRFNRSKTVIQNLKMSPPLLSRFDLVFLLLDEPNKHIDDLLCKHVMSIHTGSNGNKRKVNASQRVDTMDENIFTLREKLVSSVTENVYPIPQSILRKYIAYARQYVKPTLTIEAGTILQNYYLQLRKSNNKFSGISVYNRQLEAMIRLTEARAKLELRTEATETDALEVIEILRYAVDNSAVSWPSLNNKKGIDRKLREFTQLLKKETLSSNNQTFSTKQLREIALDGKVSMDDFSRLISKLNESGVLLKTRSNTFKFIPD, encoded by the exons ATGGatggaaattttttttcgacGATGAAA AGAAACTTATTTTATACTACAGAGTACAAAGATGGTTCAGACACTGTTAAAAAGATTCAAATTTTGGAGAACTTCTTAAGCAGGCAGCATCGATTACTATCGTTATTTACTTTGGAAAATTTGGAAGTCGGAACAGTGTTTGTTATTGATGTATGCGAAATACACAACGATAAGATGTTTATGAATGAATGGCCAGATTTTAAGAAGAGTATTTACGAAAACCCGCTACATACTTTAAATTGTTTTAAGCTTGCTATTCATCAG aaaatattaaatacactATCAAAAGAAAATTTAAGATGTTGTACGAATATTATAAGTACACTTTCGACTGTTAGATTAAAAATACTAAACTACCAACCTATTATATGCCTGCAAGACTTGAAAGCAAATTCTTATG GGAGATTGGTATCCGTTAAAGGTTGCGTAACAAGAGTAGGTCGTGTAAAGCATCTTGCAGAATGGATAATATTTGTTTGTCGCAAATGTAATTTGCAGAAAATAGTGAAACAACCACAAGGAATATATACAATACcaaaaaaatgtaatatatgTGGTGTATCTAAATTTCGTCCACTGTTGGATTCTCCACAAGTGAAAAGTGTTTCTTTTCAAACGATTAAGATACAAGAACTTTTGAATACTGATCAg AGTAATAAAGGTAGCATGCCTAGAGTACTTGATGTTGAATTGCTGGATGATTTAGTCAGTACTTGTATGCCTGGAGATGATATTACTTTAACAGGAATTATAAAG GGTACCAATAATATTAAAGCACGTAATAAAGTATCATTTGCATTGTATATGGAAGCAGTCGCAATAAGTAACAATAAACAGAGATTTCAAACTAAAAATGTTATGGATAATGAAATGTCGATGAAGGATTATTTAGCAATAAAG GAAGTGTATAATACACCAAATATTTTCCCATTGTTGGTACATTCTCTTTGTCCAAGCATATATGGTCATGAAATGATTAAAGCTGGGCTGATACTAAGTCTATTTGGTGGCAATACAGAGCACTCAGAAATACgagataatatacatattttagtAGTTGGGGATCCTGGTCTTGGGAAATCACAAATGTTGCAAGCGTGTTCACGAGTTGCTACTAAAG GAGTGTATGTATGCGGAAATTCGAGCACATCATCTGGACTGACAATAACACTTACAAGAGAAAATAAAAGTAATAACTTTGCTCTAGAACCAGGTGCATTAGTATTAGCAGATAGGGGCTGCTGTTGTATCGATGAATTTGATAAAATGTCTAAGCAGCATTCG GCATTATTGGAATCCATGGAACAGCAAAGCGTAAGCATTGCTAAATCAGGAATAATTTGTTCTCTTCCCACAAGAACTTCAATTCTTGCAGCTGCTAATCCAATTGGTGGTCGATTTAATAGAAGTAAAACAGTAATACAAAATTTGAAGATGAGTCCACCTCTTCTATCACGTTTTGATTTGGTTTTTTTATTGTTAGATGAACCAAATAag caTATAGATGATTTACTATGCAAACATGTTATGTCGATTCATACTGGATCCAATGGGAATAAAAGAAAAGTAAATGCTTCTCAACGTGTAGACACAATGGATGAAAATATATTCACATTAAG GGAGAAACTTGTATCTTCTGTAACTGAAAATGTTTATCCTATTCCACAATCAATTCTCAGGAAGTATATTGCATACGCACGACAATACGTTAAACCAACGCTTACTATAGAAGCGGGTACAATATTACAAAACTATTATTTACAACTTCGAAAAAGCAATAATAAATTCAGTGGTATATCTGTGTATAATAGGCAATTAGAAGCTATGATAAGATTAACTGAG GCTAGAGCAAAATTGGAATTACGTACTGAAGCAACTGAAACAGATGCTTTGGAAGTGATAGAAATTCTGCGATATGCAGTTGATAATAGTGCTGTTAGTTGGCCatcattaaataataaaaaaggaatagatagaaaa CTTAgagaatttacacaattattaaagaaggaaaCATTATCTTCTAACAATCAAACATTTTCTACAAAACAGCTACGTGAAATCGCATTAGATGGGAAAGTTTCAATGGATGATTTCTCTCGGTTGAtttcaaaattaaatgaaaGTGGAGTTTTATTAAAAACTAGAAGTAACACTTTTAAATTTATACCGGATTAA
- the LOC143209439 gene encoding DNA helicase MCM8-like isoform X2 — MGDKSSKDYYKSKWYSNKKKSAKSNKDGSKDNQNKEKICKSLDPIETNNTLYKYDTFVNFNIPYYGWKFFFDDEKYKDGSDTVKKIQILENFLSRQHRLLSLFTLENLEVGTVFVIDVCEIHNDKMFMNEWPDFKKSIYENPLHTLNCFKLAIHQKILNTLSKENLRCCTNIISTLSTVRLKILNYQPIICLQDLKANSYGRLVSVKGCVTRVGRVKHLAEWIIFVCRKCNLQKIVKQPQGIYTIPKKCNICGVSKFRPLLDSPQVKSVSFQTIKIQELLNTDQSNKGSMPRVLDVELLDDLVSTCMPGDDITLTGIIKGTNNIKARNKVSFALYMEAVAISNNKQRFQTKNVMDNEMSMKDYLAIKEVYNTPNIFPLLVHSLCPSIYGHEMIKAGLILSLFGGNTEHSEIRDNIHILVVGDPGLGKSQMLQACSRVATKGVYVCGNSSTSSGLTITLTRENKSNNFALEPGALVLADRGCCCIDEFDKMSKQHSALLESMEQQSVSIAKSGIICSLPTRTSILAAANPIGGRFNRSKTVIQNLKMSPPLLSRFDLVFLLLDEPNKHIDDLLCKHVMSIHTGSNGNKRKVNASQRVDTMDENIFTLREKLVSSVTENVYPIPQSILRKYIAYARQYVKPTLTIEAGTILQNYYLQLRKSNNKFSGISVYNRQLEAMIRLTEARAKLELRTEATETDALEVIEILRYAVDNSAVSWPSLNNKKGIDRKRIYTIIKEGNIIF; from the exons ATGGGTGATAAAAGTTCGAAAGACTATTATAAAAGTAAAtggtattcaaataaaaagaaatcagCAAAATCTAATa AAGATGGCAGTAAAGACAATCAAAACAAGGAAAAAATATGCAAATCTTTAGATCCCATTGAGACTAATAATACATTATATAAATATGACACTTTTGTAAATTTTAATATACCTTACTATGGatggaaattttttttcgacGATGAAA AGTACAAAGATGGTTCAGACACTGTTAAAAAGATTCAAATTTTGGAGAACTTCTTAAGCAGGCAGCATCGATTACTATCGTTATTTACTTTGGAAAATTTGGAAGTCGGAACAGTGTTTGTTATTGATGTATGCGAAATACACAACGATAAGATGTTTATGAATGAATGGCCAGATTTTAAGAAGAGTATTTACGAAAACCCGCTACATACTTTAAATTGTTTTAAGCTTGCTATTCATCAG aaaatattaaatacactATCAAAAGAAAATTTAAGATGTTGTACGAATATTATAAGTACACTTTCGACTGTTAGATTAAAAATACTAAACTACCAACCTATTATATGCCTGCAAGACTTGAAAGCAAATTCTTATG GGAGATTGGTATCCGTTAAAGGTTGCGTAACAAGAGTAGGTCGTGTAAAGCATCTTGCAGAATGGATAATATTTGTTTGTCGCAAATGTAATTTGCAGAAAATAGTGAAACAACCACAAGGAATATATACAATACcaaaaaaatgtaatatatgTGGTGTATCTAAATTTCGTCCACTGTTGGATTCTCCACAAGTGAAAAGTGTTTCTTTTCAAACGATTAAGATACAAGAACTTTTGAATACTGATCAg AGTAATAAAGGTAGCATGCCTAGAGTACTTGATGTTGAATTGCTGGATGATTTAGTCAGTACTTGTATGCCTGGAGATGATATTACTTTAACAGGAATTATAAAG GGTACCAATAATATTAAAGCACGTAATAAAGTATCATTTGCATTGTATATGGAAGCAGTCGCAATAAGTAACAATAAACAGAGATTTCAAACTAAAAATGTTATGGATAATGAAATGTCGATGAAGGATTATTTAGCAATAAAG GAAGTGTATAATACACCAAATATTTTCCCATTGTTGGTACATTCTCTTTGTCCAAGCATATATGGTCATGAAATGATTAAAGCTGGGCTGATACTAAGTCTATTTGGTGGCAATACAGAGCACTCAGAAATACgagataatatacatattttagtAGTTGGGGATCCTGGTCTTGGGAAATCACAAATGTTGCAAGCGTGTTCACGAGTTGCTACTAAAG GAGTGTATGTATGCGGAAATTCGAGCACATCATCTGGACTGACAATAACACTTACAAGAGAAAATAAAAGTAATAACTTTGCTCTAGAACCAGGTGCATTAGTATTAGCAGATAGGGGCTGCTGTTGTATCGATGAATTTGATAAAATGTCTAAGCAGCATTCG GCATTATTGGAATCCATGGAACAGCAAAGCGTAAGCATTGCTAAATCAGGAATAATTTGTTCTCTTCCCACAAGAACTTCAATTCTTGCAGCTGCTAATCCAATTGGTGGTCGATTTAATAGAAGTAAAACAGTAATACAAAATTTGAAGATGAGTCCACCTCTTCTATCACGTTTTGATTTGGTTTTTTTATTGTTAGATGAACCAAATAag caTATAGATGATTTACTATGCAAACATGTTATGTCGATTCATACTGGATCCAATGGGAATAAAAGAAAAGTAAATGCTTCTCAACGTGTAGACACAATGGATGAAAATATATTCACATTAAG GGAGAAACTTGTATCTTCTGTAACTGAAAATGTTTATCCTATTCCACAATCAATTCTCAGGAAGTATATTGCATACGCACGACAATACGTTAAACCAACGCTTACTATAGAAGCGGGTACAATATTACAAAACTATTATTTACAACTTCGAAAAAGCAATAATAAATTCAGTGGTATATCTGTGTATAATAGGCAATTAGAAGCTATGATAAGATTAACTGAG GCTAGAGCAAAATTGGAATTACGTACTGAAGCAACTGAAACAGATGCTTTGGAAGTGATAGAAATTCTGCGATATGCAGTTGATAATAGTGCTGTTAGTTGGCCatcattaaataataaaaaaggaatagatagaaaa agaatttacacaattattaaagaaggaaaCATTATCTTCTAA
- the LOC143209439 gene encoding DNA helicase MCM8-like isoform X1, protein MGDKSSKDYYKSKWYSNKKKSAKSNKDGSKDNQNKEKICKSLDPIETNNTLYKYDTFVNFNIPYYGWKFFFDDEKYKDGSDTVKKIQILENFLSRQHRLLSLFTLENLEVGTVFVIDVCEIHNDKMFMNEWPDFKKSIYENPLHTLNCFKLAIHQKILNTLSKENLRCCTNIISTLSTVRLKILNYQPIICLQDLKANSYGRLVSVKGCVTRVGRVKHLAEWIIFVCRKCNLQKIVKQPQGIYTIPKKCNICGVSKFRPLLDSPQVKSVSFQTIKIQELLNTDQSNKGSMPRVLDVELLDDLVSTCMPGDDITLTGIIKGTNNIKARNKVSFALYMEAVAISNNKQRFQTKNVMDNEMSMKDYLAIKEVYNTPNIFPLLVHSLCPSIYGHEMIKAGLILSLFGGNTEHSEIRDNIHILVVGDPGLGKSQMLQACSRVATKGVYVCGNSSTSSGLTITLTRENKSNNFALEPGALVLADRGCCCIDEFDKMSKQHSALLESMEQQSVSIAKSGIICSLPTRTSILAAANPIGGRFNRSKTVIQNLKMSPPLLSRFDLVFLLLDEPNKHIDDLLCKHVMSIHTGSNGNKRKVNASQRVDTMDENIFTLREKLVSSVTENVYPIPQSILRKYIAYARQYVKPTLTIEAGTILQNYYLQLRKSNNKFSGISVYNRQLEAMIRLTEARAKLELRTEATETDALEVIEILRYAVDNSAVSWPSLNNKKGIDRKLREFTQLLKKETLSSNNQTFSTKQLREIALDGKVSMDDFSRLISKLNESGVLLKTRSNTFKFIPD, encoded by the exons ATGGGTGATAAAAGTTCGAAAGACTATTATAAAAGTAAAtggtattcaaataaaaagaaatcagCAAAATCTAATa AAGATGGCAGTAAAGACAATCAAAACAAGGAAAAAATATGCAAATCTTTAGATCCCATTGAGACTAATAATACATTATATAAATATGACACTTTTGTAAATTTTAATATACCTTACTATGGatggaaattttttttcgacGATGAAA AGTACAAAGATGGTTCAGACACTGTTAAAAAGATTCAAATTTTGGAGAACTTCTTAAGCAGGCAGCATCGATTACTATCGTTATTTACTTTGGAAAATTTGGAAGTCGGAACAGTGTTTGTTATTGATGTATGCGAAATACACAACGATAAGATGTTTATGAATGAATGGCCAGATTTTAAGAAGAGTATTTACGAAAACCCGCTACATACTTTAAATTGTTTTAAGCTTGCTATTCATCAG aaaatattaaatacactATCAAAAGAAAATTTAAGATGTTGTACGAATATTATAAGTACACTTTCGACTGTTAGATTAAAAATACTAAACTACCAACCTATTATATGCCTGCAAGACTTGAAAGCAAATTCTTATG GGAGATTGGTATCCGTTAAAGGTTGCGTAACAAGAGTAGGTCGTGTAAAGCATCTTGCAGAATGGATAATATTTGTTTGTCGCAAATGTAATTTGCAGAAAATAGTGAAACAACCACAAGGAATATATACAATACcaaaaaaatgtaatatatgTGGTGTATCTAAATTTCGTCCACTGTTGGATTCTCCACAAGTGAAAAGTGTTTCTTTTCAAACGATTAAGATACAAGAACTTTTGAATACTGATCAg AGTAATAAAGGTAGCATGCCTAGAGTACTTGATGTTGAATTGCTGGATGATTTAGTCAGTACTTGTATGCCTGGAGATGATATTACTTTAACAGGAATTATAAAG GGTACCAATAATATTAAAGCACGTAATAAAGTATCATTTGCATTGTATATGGAAGCAGTCGCAATAAGTAACAATAAACAGAGATTTCAAACTAAAAATGTTATGGATAATGAAATGTCGATGAAGGATTATTTAGCAATAAAG GAAGTGTATAATACACCAAATATTTTCCCATTGTTGGTACATTCTCTTTGTCCAAGCATATATGGTCATGAAATGATTAAAGCTGGGCTGATACTAAGTCTATTTGGTGGCAATACAGAGCACTCAGAAATACgagataatatacatattttagtAGTTGGGGATCCTGGTCTTGGGAAATCACAAATGTTGCAAGCGTGTTCACGAGTTGCTACTAAAG GAGTGTATGTATGCGGAAATTCGAGCACATCATCTGGACTGACAATAACACTTACAAGAGAAAATAAAAGTAATAACTTTGCTCTAGAACCAGGTGCATTAGTATTAGCAGATAGGGGCTGCTGTTGTATCGATGAATTTGATAAAATGTCTAAGCAGCATTCG GCATTATTGGAATCCATGGAACAGCAAAGCGTAAGCATTGCTAAATCAGGAATAATTTGTTCTCTTCCCACAAGAACTTCAATTCTTGCAGCTGCTAATCCAATTGGTGGTCGATTTAATAGAAGTAAAACAGTAATACAAAATTTGAAGATGAGTCCACCTCTTCTATCACGTTTTGATTTGGTTTTTTTATTGTTAGATGAACCAAATAag caTATAGATGATTTACTATGCAAACATGTTATGTCGATTCATACTGGATCCAATGGGAATAAAAGAAAAGTAAATGCTTCTCAACGTGTAGACACAATGGATGAAAATATATTCACATTAAG GGAGAAACTTGTATCTTCTGTAACTGAAAATGTTTATCCTATTCCACAATCAATTCTCAGGAAGTATATTGCATACGCACGACAATACGTTAAACCAACGCTTACTATAGAAGCGGGTACAATATTACAAAACTATTATTTACAACTTCGAAAAAGCAATAATAAATTCAGTGGTATATCTGTGTATAATAGGCAATTAGAAGCTATGATAAGATTAACTGAG GCTAGAGCAAAATTGGAATTACGTACTGAAGCAACTGAAACAGATGCTTTGGAAGTGATAGAAATTCTGCGATATGCAGTTGATAATAGTGCTGTTAGTTGGCCatcattaaataataaaaaaggaatagatagaaaa CTTAgagaatttacacaattattaaagaaggaaaCATTATCTTCTAACAATCAAACATTTTCTACAAAACAGCTACGTGAAATCGCATTAGATGGGAAAGTTTCAATGGATGATTTCTCTCGGTTGAtttcaaaattaaatgaaaGTGGAGTTTTATTAAAAACTAGAAGTAACACTTTTAAATTTATACCGGATTAA